The genomic interval ATTTACCGTCGATTCAAAACTTACACTTGATTCAAATTGGCATTATATCCAAAATTGCTATGCAGATGCGGGAGACTTCCACCGCAAGTGAGAACGGCAGTTCCAGCAGAGGGCAGATTTGAGCATGTGGTGTTGTCGTGCAACGCCACTTCCGACCACGGGATTATCTGGATCGAAAAGGAGGCACAGAGGGCCCTGGATGTGAGTCAATGCGTTCTCCTCTTCCATAGACAAGCCCTACATAAGTCAActgtaaaagaaaattctcTCTCAGTagttacttcctccgtttcaatTTATAAAGTGTTTTGATTTTGATCGAAGTTAAactactttaaatttgattaaatttataaaaaatagcaacATTTACAGTAGAAGACACCCgtattataaaaatgtatttaattatagatttaataaaactaatttgatattatatatattactgtatttgtttgtaaatttaGCTAAGTAGTTtgactttgataaaaaatcaaaatgactTATAACTGGAAACGGTGAACAGTGCACTTTAAGTAAAACCGATTTATTGCATGTCCTGTTGTTCTTTGTTAGCAATGCGCTCTCATGcatcgattttttttactccttAAACGTGTGTTCTTTCTAAAGCATTTTTTGTGTGCCCATGCTGTGGTTGTCATCAGTTAATGGATCAAGAAGAAGAATCGACGCTGGCCCCGTCCCATCAAAAGATGCTAAGGGTGCAGGAGACGAAATCACTTGCAGAACACCAGCTCAACGCAATAGAGCATCTGGTGTTCGTTCAGGAGGCTCACGACggcaactcctcctcctcctcttcgtccACCACCTCACCGTTTAGCAGCCCTAGGAGCACGACGGCGAGCGAGAGCGAGTGGGATGGTCTCGTGGAAACATTTCTAGGTAAGCACGAGGAAGACGGCGATGATCGTGGGAGAAACATGCGTAGCGCCATTACGGGATATTTAACATGTTGTAAATAAGATTGTTGTTAAGTAGAATGTAAATAAACTAGTTCATATGGAGTAGTTGGTTAAAATTGATTCCGATTCATCTCTGATTCTGATCTATCCGGAGCGAGGTCATGCCCAACCGGAGCCTCTAACAAACAGGGACCTTCTGTAGAGAGCTCTAGCAGCACACCACATTTGCCGGTGTTAAAATTGAGAATTGCAAAATTACGTCCATATTCATAATTTGGGCATGAACTGTAGGGAAAAATCTAAGCTTTACCATCGAGTATTTGAGTAGGGAACAATCCATGGTCAGCTCATGTTCAACTAAATGaaagaattttaattttaacattaactTAAGTTTATTGGGTTGAGCTAGAGTCCATCCTAATTTCTAAGTAGGGCTGGCAACGGAGTGTGGTGGGGACAGGGATGACTAAAACGCCCCTAATTTTGATCCCCGACCCAAGCCCGGAATTGGAACCTGGGGGAAATCCGGTCCCTACCCTTGGCTCCGTCGGGTCCTTGACCGGAACGGGGCCCTGAATTACCCAAAATAGGGTGGATGTTTTATACGATCAGCATAACGTAGTATAGATTAATAATGCAAAACAATATAACCATAATTATGAAATTATGAATGAAAGTGGCTataaaatcaataaatattgaataaaaGGTTACTATGACATCACAAAtcacacaaacaaaatatcaaaataatagTCTCACATATAATTTTCACAAGTATTTCtacttttccaaaaaaaattcaggccCTTGAGGAATCACCGGGGCCCCGGCCCCGACGGGGTGGATCGCGACGGAGAATTTGCATGCCAAGCCTAATCCTGAGTTACCGACGTATCAACTCATACCCATCCTTAGATAGGGATACGAGTGGGCAACCACACTGCCTGCTTAATATTTCAATTGTTTCTACCTGCTAGTATAAACTTTAGAACAGAAAAATAACTAGAATGATGATAAGCTGGCCCAAAAAAACGGTTGCACATTCCACTTGAATCTCTATCGACAAGTGTGATTGATTGTGCGAACTATCATCGACAAATGTGAGTGGTATGAAATACGACCgcacaaatatttttcttatgtttagaGGTTATTTCTTCCAAGTAAACAAAAGTATGTTCTGCCCTTATAATTAAGTGCAATGTTATCATATGGAGTACTTCAAAAAATCTAATGGTAAAACAAGCCTTTTGCATATGTGTCGTCAGACAGATATATAACTATGTTGTTTAAAGATATAGAGCTTGACTAGTGCGAAGGTATACATAAAGTTGTAACGAGGAGACatgtgaaattttatataggttcaGGTCTCATCAAGTAATAGCCCTATTTTTGTCAGCCTTAGTTGATTTTGCTCTTATATGATATAACGAGatacacataaatataaaagttagaTCTGTATACTCGGCTAGATTTTCCTATAACTATATGTCGACAAAGCCAATGAGATTGTACGAGATTTGTTTGACGAGTGCGCTCATTGAGTCTTGCCGTGATGTGGCTTTGTATATCAAGTAGCCCCTCAGGACCGTTGGATTCACTTGTGTTTTCCCTCCCTAAGACCTTGTATTTATAACCACGGTTATTCTTTTATCCAAGTAAAACTAGGAAGACAAGTTGCaacaatgaaaaacaaatatgactgtatatatgtatcataattagagtttaatttgttcttttgttaAAGTTATAGAGATTGAATTTGGACATGGTGTCAAGTGATAATATTACATATTAACCTATcttgttaaaattttcaaatcttttcatatttatttagatgaaatgtaaaaaacaagagaatatcCCCTTAAAAGGGATAATAATAATTCATTTCCAGGATCCTATTACTACGACCCAATGCTATACCATAAAACAAGTATGATTTAGAACTGACGAATTTTATGGGAATTTTACAAGAATTGGACTAGCTCTTATggcatttatataaaatttatgttacaaaaaaaacttcattaCCCAACACGAATTTTGTTGGGTAGGGGTGAAGGCTGTGTTCGAAAGTGGGTGCTGCGTAAACCGATTAGCCGTACAGAAACTATAAACacaattagtatatgattaattaagtatcacttattaaaaatttgaaaaataaatttatttgatcttctaaaataatttttatataaaaagtttttacacaaaatacacctatttgtaaataatttgaaaaacatTCTAACAGAAATCGAAGATTTCTTTAGCCGGATAGTCTGAAGATAACGCACACGAAAtgggtaaaagaaaaaaaaataggcatTATCCTTCAGCATCACCGGCGATCAACTTCACGACAAAAACTAGCCGTTGTCGTAGCATTCAAAACTCGGGCCACACTCAGCACCGCGCCACCGGAAGACCAAACCAGCCAGCCACGCACGCGAAGCAACGACGCGAGCGGCAGCCAATCTCCCGGAGAAAGCCAAGCCaaggtcgccgcccgccgcccgccgccgccatggggaGTCTCGGCGGCATGTCCGACTACGAGAGCGTCCGCGACGCCCGCATCTCCGAGAACCTGGTACGCGCAAGGCACCCGCCAGGTTCCTCGACTTTCGGGGTttccgtccgccgccggccaccgctgaTTCTTGGGAGTCTCGCAGGCCCGGATGGAGATGCTCGGCCTGCGCCGCTGCGCCGGGGAGCTCAGCgccatcacctccgcctcggcgtcggccgccagccgccgcgccgggaTCGTCGGCACCCCCAGGAAGAGCCCCAGGCCGCCGCGGGCGCTCACCCCgctccgccgctccggtcggttcagcgccatcgccgccgccgcggccccgACCGGCTCTGCGTCGGGCCCTCGACGCTCCGCCCGGCTGAATGGGCGGACCTTGGAGTTCAAGGCGCTGCCTCTGAAAGGTTGGTCCTCTTGGCTCTTGCTACCCTGCTCTCTGAATCCTCCATGACTGTCCGCCTGAGATACGAACAAGTTCCTgcgcgcgctctctctctcttaggATCTTTGAGTAAGTTCGCTGCGGAGGAagcagaggaagaggaagatggggaagaagagaagaaagcgGCGGTGGTGATCGACAAGGAGAGGGTGCGGATCCTGCAGGAACGGAGGTGTGACAGCAAGGGGAGGGGCGCCGTGTACGACACTGTTCTTGGGATTTGCTGCCATTTCTGCAGGTAGATTCATTCCACTATCAACATGTGTGACTGATTAGTGCTCCGGAAACAGTTTTAGCACACGGTTGCTTGCATGccatttatatagttataaaaaaatatgaaagaatttaacaagataaattaatatgagttacATTACTC from Oryza brachyantha chromosome 3, ObraRS2, whole genome shotgun sequence carries:
- the LOC102713458 gene encoding cell division cycle-associated 7-like protein; this encodes MGSLGGMSDYESVRDARISENLARMEMLGLRRCAGELSAITSASASAASRRAGIVGTPRKSPRPPRALTPLRRSGRFSAIAAAAAPTGSASGPRRSARLNGRTLEFKALPLKGSLSKFAAEEAEEEEDGEEEKKAAVVIDKERVRILQERRCDSKGRGAVYDTVLGICCHFCRQKKLCGEEGCKRCGEGDLNQPCIGKTDCSSCHSSYGILCRGCLKVRYGEDMDEVRKNKNWMCPHCIEEKGIKQFWICNSSICLKKRKLSPTGIAIYDAREQGYESVAHLLMDKLKCRAF